In one Silene latifolia isolate original U9 population chromosome 10, ASM4854445v1, whole genome shotgun sequence genomic region, the following are encoded:
- the LOC141607821 gene encoding uncharacterized protein LOC141607821: MHEVHPVTGLSFDYEEDPVTTTAWVTQRGKKNEAKKDDRVPETVENPIVETASDDMLQFTTEDVKEEVEYWSQAVYCFVLGANPPWEVLNGFIHRIWSKYGIDKVSFLPNRVFLVRFKEVKDREAILAAGYHMFDINPLIVKPWQVDVDLLKEDVKVVPAWVRLHGLPLKFWGKCLPSIAGLVGKYIKKDVTTDEKMRLGFARTMVELTVGQKFPSSFKFKNEQGQIVVINVEYEWKPSICTKCKGMGHEENNCRKMFQKAKPMQKVWKPIPKPAATDTNGTPGKKLSTPIKTTQENLATQSGKSGPIQENLVHQNGRGSSSDQTPQQVVVVDTETKINAGNVSHISHNLFDGWCVTTNCHTHKGGRGWLIWQPSSFDILILQYNPQFIHVQYNGPYALAGDFNTIIHPDERMGGQTRQEDMEDFLNCLGLCEMTDIPATGAFYTWNNKQDAEHRKYNRLDRFLINQEWVERIPDMAAHFHHEGLLYHTPCVASNIKLNNGKARSFKYFNMWSSAPAFLPTVKEELKYKLKALNKECFSDIENQTSQTAHLLAEVQVQIAASDQNAELIAKEVNLMNELRNLTKARDCFLQQKSKVQWMEEGDANTAYFHCAIKKRCLRNKVIQIEDKEGQLCTDTETIENAFLAYYEDLLGKKSPTEEVKADAVFSIPKDKAPGPDGYSSGFFRDTWDLIGKDVYAAVVDFFNTGQLLQQINATNITLIPKCDRPTSVKQFRHIACCNMIYKVISKLLCNRLAPVLPDLIHDNQGAFIQGRSIIENVLICHDIVHMYARSHVSPRCLFKIDLQKAYDTVE; encoded by the exons ATGCATGAGGTACATCCTGTGACTGGTTTGTCCTTTGATTATGAAGAGGATCCAGTCACCACCACAGCATGGGTCACACAACGAGGCAAGAAGAATGAGGCAAAAAAGGATGATAGGGTCCCTGAGACTGTAGAGAACCCTATTGTGGAGACTGCCAGTGATGATATGCTGCAGTTTACAACTGAGGACGTAAAAGAGGAGGTGGAGTACTGGAGCCAGGCAGTATATTGCTTTGTTCTTGGGGCTAATCCTCCATGGGAAGTGTTGAATGGGTTTATCCATCGTATTTGGAGCAAGTATGGCATTGATAAGGTTTCCTTCTTACCAAATAGAGTTTTTTTGGTAAGATTCAAGGAGGTGAAAGATAGAGAAGCCATACTTGCGGCTGGATATCATATGTTTGATATCAACCCATTGATTGTTAAGCCATGGCAGGTTGATGTGGACCTCTTAAAGGAGGATGTTAAAGTGGTTCCTGCTTGGGTAAGGCTACATGGACTGCCACTGAAATTTTGGGGCAAGTGTCTTCCATCTATTGCTGGACTTGTTGGAAAATATATCAAAAAGGATGTAACAACAGATGAAAAGATGAGGTTGGGGTTTGCTAGAACTATGGTGGAACTTACAGTAGGACAAAAGTTCCCAAGTTCTTTTAAATTTAAGAATGAGCAGGGTCAAATTGTTGTGATTAATGTGGAGTATGAATGGAAACCAAGCATTTGCACTAAGTGTAAGGGCATGGGACATGAGGAGAATAATTGTAGGAAGATGTTTCAGAAAGCAAAGCCTATGCAAAAGGTTTGGAAACCAATTCCAAAACCTGCTGCAACTGATA CTAATGGGACTCCTGGGAAAAAACTGTCTACTCCTATTAAAACTACTCAGGAGAACCTGGCAACTCAGAGTGGCAAAAGTGGTCCAATTCAGGAGAATCTGGTACATCAGAATGGCAGAGGTAGTTCATCTGATCAAACTCCTCAGCAAGTGGTGGTAGTTGATACTG aaacaaaaataaatgcTGGAAATGTGAGTCATATCTCTCATAATTTGTTTGATGGCTGGTGTGTTACAACTAATTGCCATACTCATAAGGGAGGTAGAGGTTGGCTCATATGGCAACCTAGTTCTTTTGATATCTTAATACTGCAATACAATCCTCAATTCATACATGTTCAG TACAATGGGCCCTACGCACTAGCTGGGGACTTTAATACTATCATTCACCCAGATGAGAGGATGGGGGGACAAACAAGACAGGAGGATATGGAGGATTTCTTGAATTGTTTAGGGCTTTGTGAAATGACTGATATCCCTGCTACTGGTGCCTTCTATACGTGGAATAATAAACAGGATGCTGAACACAGGAAGTACAACAGGCTTGATAGGTTTTTAATCAATCAGGAATGGGTGGAGAGAATCCCAGATATGGCAGCACACTTTCACCATGAGGGATTGCTGTACCACACACCATGTGTGGCGAGTAATATAAAATTGAACAATGGTAAAGCTAGAAGCTTTaagtacttcaatatgtggaGTAGTGCTCCTGCATTCCTACCAACTGTGAAAGAA GAATTGAAATACAAGCTCAAAGCTCTAAATAAAGAGTGCTTCTCTGATATTGAGAATCAGACTAGTCAAACTGCACACCTACTAGCTGAAGTTCAGGTACAGATTGCTGCTAGTGATCAAAATGCTGAGCTTATTGCAAAAGAAGTGAACCTCATGAATGAGCTTAGAAATTTGACAAAAGCCAGGGATTGCTTCCtgcaacaaaaatcaaaagtCCAATGGATGGAAGAGGGAGATGCAAATACAGCTTATTTCCATTGTGCTATTAAGAAGAGATGTTTAAGAAATAAGGTTATTCAAATTGAAGATAAGGAAGGACAGCTTTGCACTGATACTGAAACCATTGAGAATGCTTTCTTAGCCTACTATGAGGATCTGCTGGGTAAGAAGAGTCCAACTGAGGAAGTCAAAGCTGAT GCAGTCTTTTCTATTCCTAAGGACAAAGCCCCAGGGCCTGATGGCTATTCTAGTGGATTTTTCAGGGACACATGGGACTTGATTGGGAAGGATGTTTATGCAGCTGTTGTAGATTTTTTTAATACAGGTCAGTTGCTCCAACAGATCAATGCCACTAATATCACTCTCATCCCTAAGTGTGATAGGCCTACTTCTGTTAAGCAATTTAGACATATTGCTTGCTGTAACATGATCTACAAAGTTATATCCAAGCTTCTATGCAACAGGCTGGCTCCTGTATTACCTGACCTTATTCATGACAATCAGGGAGCTTTCATCCAGGGCAGGTCAATTATTGAGAATGTATTAATTTGTCACGATATTGTGCATATGTATGCTAGAAGCCATGTGTCTCCTAGATGTCTCTTCAAAATAGATCTCCAGAAAGCTTATGACACTGTGGAATAG